One stretch of Micromonospora echinospora DNA includes these proteins:
- a CDS encoding SRPBCC family protein, producing the protein MTGAGRPADDFTEASRRGAGEVTATVIVDAPADRVFAALTDWERQSDWIPLTRVRVVEGDGGEGSLVEAVTALGPAVLRDEMRVVRVDAPYEVGVVHCGKLLRGPGVLRCTPMDRDRTQVVWHEWFHLPGGPAGRVAWPVLWPGSKFSLTQALKKFARLVEQGRLP; encoded by the coding sequence GTGACCGGCGCCGGCCGGCCGGCGGACGACTTCACCGAGGCGTCCCGGCGCGGCGCCGGCGAGGTCACCGCCACGGTGATCGTCGACGCGCCGGCCGACCGGGTCTTCGCCGCGCTGACCGACTGGGAGCGCCAGTCGGACTGGATCCCGCTGACCCGGGTCCGGGTGGTCGAGGGCGACGGCGGCGAGGGCAGCCTGGTCGAGGCGGTCACCGCGCTCGGCCCGGCCGTGCTCCGCGACGAGATGCGTGTGGTCCGGGTCGACGCCCCGTACGAGGTCGGGGTGGTGCACTGCGGCAAGCTGCTGCGCGGCCCCGGCGTGCTGCGCTGCACCCCGATGGACCGCGACCGCACCCAGGTGGTCTGGCACGAGTGGTTCCACCTGCCGGGCGGCCCGGCGGGGCGGGTGGCCTGGCCGGTGCTCTGGCCCGGCTCGAAGTTCAGCCTGACCCAGGCGTTGAAGAAGTTCGCCCGGCTGGTCGAGCAGGGCCGCCTGCCCTGA
- a CDS encoding Mrp/NBP35 family ATP-binding protein — MSAPVSTVSDAIQAALATVNDPEIRRPITELGMVQSAERDDDGVVRVELLLTVAGCPLKDKLRSDITAAVGAVPGVSGVEIVFGVMSPEQRQELQSKLRGGGATAEPVIPFAQPGSRTRVYAVASGKGGVGKSSVTVNLAAALASRGLSVGVVDADIYGHSVPRMLGADGAPTRVEDMIMPPQSHGVKVISIGMFTPGNAAVVWRGPMLHRALQQFLADVYWGDLDVLLLDLPPGTGDIAISVAQLLPNAEILVVTTPQAAAAEVAERAGAIALQTHQRVVGVIENMSWLEMPDGSRMEVFGAGGGAAVAESLTRTIGAQVPVLGQIPLDTRVREGGDAGQPIVLAQPDAPAAKAMFQVADRLAVRRESLLGKPLGLKPAGR, encoded by the coding sequence ATGTCAGCACCCGTCAGCACCGTCTCCGACGCGATCCAGGCCGCCCTGGCCACCGTCAACGACCCGGAGATCCGCCGGCCGATCACCGAACTCGGCATGGTCCAGTCCGCCGAGCGGGACGACGACGGCGTGGTCCGGGTGGAGCTGCTGCTCACCGTGGCCGGCTGCCCGCTGAAGGACAAGCTGCGCAGCGACATCACCGCCGCGGTCGGCGCGGTGCCCGGCGTCAGCGGCGTGGAGATCGTCTTCGGGGTGATGAGCCCGGAGCAGCGCCAGGAGCTGCAGTCGAAGCTGCGTGGCGGTGGCGCCACGGCCGAGCCGGTGATCCCGTTCGCCCAGCCCGGCTCGCGGACCCGCGTCTACGCGGTCGCCAGCGGCAAGGGCGGCGTCGGCAAGTCGAGCGTCACCGTCAACCTGGCCGCCGCGCTCGCGTCCCGGGGCCTGTCGGTGGGTGTGGTGGACGCGGACATCTACGGCCACTCGGTGCCCCGGATGCTCGGCGCCGACGGCGCACCGACCCGCGTCGAGGACATGATCATGCCGCCGCAGTCGCACGGCGTGAAGGTCATCTCGATCGGCATGTTCACCCCCGGCAACGCCGCTGTGGTCTGGCGCGGGCCGATGCTGCACCGGGCACTCCAGCAGTTCCTCGCCGACGTCTACTGGGGCGACCTGGACGTCCTCCTGCTCGACCTGCCGCCGGGCACCGGCGACATCGCGATCTCGGTGGCCCAGCTGCTGCCGAACGCGGAGATCCTGGTGGTCACCACGCCGCAGGCGGCCGCCGCCGAGGTGGCCGAGCGGGCCGGCGCGATCGCGTTGCAGACCCACCAGCGGGTGGTCGGCGTCATCGAGAACATGTCCTGGCTGGAGATGCCGGACGGCTCCCGGATGGAGGTCTTCGGGGCCGGTGGCGGCGCGGCGGTGGCCGAGTCGCTGACCCGGACCATCGGCGCGCAGGTGCCGGTGCTGGGGCAGATCCCGCTGGACACCCGGGTACGCGAGGGCGGCGACGCCGGTCAGCCGATCGTGCTGGCGCAGCCGGACGCGCCGGCCGCGAAGGCCATGTTCCAGGTCGCCGACCGTCTGGCCGTGCGCCGCGAGTCCCTGCTCGGCAAGCCGCTGGGCCTCAAGCCCGCCGGCCGCTGA
- a CDS encoding PaaX family transcriptional regulator — translation MQARSALFDLYGDHLRARGGRAPVAALVKLLAPLGIAPPAVRTAVSRMVRQGWLDPLRLASGPGYSITPKAARRLDEAASRIYRTGRHSWDGRFDLLVLTPPTSRRDRQRLAANLTFLGYGTLDDCTWVATRAGEDVDLLLDEAGVRYERFTAAHTAGTPGAMGVVRRAWDLAEIGRAYERFVADQKPLLSGVTVRSSDEDAYAARFRLVHAWRTFLFRDPQLPPALLPERWPGTSAASFFDRHAARLRPAADRYVEQCLDASNRLARQKGR, via the coding sequence ATGCAGGCACGGTCGGCACTCTTCGACCTGTACGGCGACCACCTCCGAGCCCGGGGTGGCCGCGCACCCGTCGCCGCCCTGGTCAAGCTGCTCGCCCCGCTCGGGATCGCCCCACCGGCGGTGCGAACCGCGGTCAGCCGGATGGTCCGTCAGGGCTGGCTGGACCCGCTCCGGCTCGCCTCCGGACCCGGGTATTCGATCACCCCGAAGGCGGCCCGTCGACTCGACGAGGCGGCGTCGCGGATCTACCGGACCGGACGGCACAGCTGGGACGGACGGTTCGACCTCCTGGTGCTCACCCCACCCACGTCCCGCCGCGACCGGCAGCGGCTCGCCGCCAACCTCACCTTCCTCGGCTACGGCACGCTCGACGACTGCACCTGGGTCGCCACCCGGGCCGGCGAGGACGTCGACCTGCTGCTCGACGAGGCGGGCGTGCGCTACGAGCGGTTCACCGCCGCCCACACCGCCGGCACGCCCGGCGCGATGGGAGTGGTCCGCCGCGCCTGGGACCTGGCCGAGATCGGCCGGGCGTACGAGCGCTTCGTCGCCGACCAGAAGCCGCTCCTGTCCGGCGTCACGGTGCGCAGCAGCGACGAGGACGCGTACGCGGCCCGGTTCCGGCTCGTGCACGCGTGGCGTACGTTCCTGTTCCGGGACCCGCAGCTGCCACCGGCGCTGCTGCCCGAGCGGTGGCCGGGCACCAGCGCGGCCAGCTTCTTCGACCGGCACGCCGCCCGGCTCCGGCCGGCCGCGGACCGGTACGTCGAGCAGTGCCTCGACGCGAGCAACCGCCTCGCCAGACAGAAGGGTCGTTAG
- a CDS encoding S1C family serine protease has translation MGGTDVTDGWDWRRPGGSPAPGGPAPGRPAQDAPGQATSPWWSDALADPWRDPYAPAAVVVPAAPAPGAGEPEPVTDPDLPTRPGLRQVVLISLVTALLAGSLGSALTYALLRGGDVPTLGAQSGQAPALAQRKPESLAGVAERVLPSVVTIRVVSLGGTSEGSGFVVSAEGHIVTNDHVVADGPGKATVVFNDGSTAAGTVVGQDPESDIAVIKVSRTGLAPVQFGDSDALAVGDPVLAVGSPLSLANTVTAGIVSALDRTMQAGEPGGPIRYYAAIQTDAAVNHGNSGGPLVDGAGRVVGVNSTIKSLVADGQEAGNIGLAFAIPINQAKRITEDIIGTGKARRTVIGAQVGGTGATGGGVRLNAVEPAGPAAAAGLRTGDVVLRLDGHPMTDPTDLVALVRKYAPGSVVTVEYRRGSSRQNASVTLAADAK, from the coding sequence CTGGGAGGCACCGACGTGACCGACGGCTGGGACTGGCGCCGGCCCGGCGGATCGCCGGCACCGGGTGGACCGGCGCCGGGACGACCCGCGCAGGACGCCCCGGGTCAGGCGACGTCGCCGTGGTGGTCGGACGCGCTCGCCGACCCCTGGCGGGACCCGTACGCGCCGGCCGCAGTGGTGGTTCCGGCCGCGCCGGCGCCCGGGGCGGGTGAGCCGGAGCCGGTCACCGATCCGGACCTGCCGACCCGGCCAGGGCTGCGCCAGGTGGTGCTGATTTCGCTGGTCACGGCGTTGCTGGCCGGTTCCCTGGGCAGCGCCCTGACGTACGCCCTCCTGCGCGGCGGGGACGTGCCGACGCTCGGCGCGCAGTCCGGGCAGGCTCCGGCGCTGGCCCAGCGCAAGCCGGAGTCGCTCGCGGGCGTCGCCGAGCGGGTCCTGCCCAGCGTGGTCACCATCCGGGTGGTCAGTCTCGGCGGCACCAGCGAGGGTTCCGGCTTCGTGGTCAGCGCCGAGGGGCACATCGTCACCAACGACCACGTGGTCGCCGACGGCCCCGGCAAGGCGACAGTCGTGTTCAACGACGGCAGCACCGCCGCGGGCACCGTGGTCGGGCAGGACCCGGAGTCGGACATCGCAGTGATCAAAGTCTCCCGCACCGGGCTGGCCCCGGTGCAGTTCGGCGACTCCGACGCCCTGGCTGTCGGTGACCCGGTGCTCGCGGTCGGTTCGCCGCTGTCGCTCGCAAACACCGTCACCGCCGGCATCGTGAGCGCGCTGGACCGGACGATGCAGGCCGGCGAGCCGGGCGGGCCGATCCGCTACTACGCCGCGATCCAGACCGACGCGGCCGTCAACCACGGCAACTCCGGCGGCCCGCTCGTTGACGGGGCCGGCCGGGTGGTCGGGGTGAACTCGACGATCAAGTCACTCGTGGCGGACGGGCAGGAGGCCGGCAACATCGGCCTTGCCTTCGCCATCCCGATCAACCAGGCGAAGCGGATCACCGAGGACATCATCGGCACCGGCAAGGCCCGGCGTACGGTGATCGGCGCCCAGGTCGGCGGCACCGGCGCCACCGGCGGCGGGGTACGCCTCAACGCGGTCGAGCCGGCCGGCCCGGCGGCGGCCGCCGGGCTGCGTACCGGGGACGTGGTGCTGCGGCTGGACGGCCATCCGATGACCGACCCGACCGATCTGGTGGCCCTGGTGCGCAAGTACGCGCCCGGGTCGGTGGTGACAGTCGAGTACCGGCGTGGGTCGTCGCGGCAGAACGCGTCGGTGACGCTCGCCGCTGACGCGAAGTGA
- a CDS encoding preprotein translocase subunit TatB, with the protein MFENLNWWEIGVLLLLALLIFGDRLPNVINDGLRMVRNLRNMARNATGDLSRELGTDIQLEDLHPKAFIRKHLLSEDDEQAIRKPLQSMYDNLRSDVTGVHDELKDVAKAADLRTPSVATGTPTPTPPAPRPSYDDAT; encoded by the coding sequence GTGTTCGAGAACCTGAACTGGTGGGAGATCGGCGTCCTGCTGCTTCTGGCGCTGTTGATCTTCGGGGATCGGCTGCCCAACGTCATCAACGACGGTCTCCGGATGGTCCGCAACCTGCGCAACATGGCGCGCAACGCCACCGGCGACCTGAGCCGCGAGCTGGGCACGGACATCCAGCTGGAGGATCTGCACCCCAAGGCGTTCATCCGCAAGCACCTGCTCAGCGAGGACGACGAGCAGGCGATCCGCAAGCCGCTGCAGAGCATGTACGACAACCTGCGCTCGGACGTCACCGGCGTGCACGACGAGCTGAAGGACGTCGCGAAGGCCGCCGACCTGCGTACCCCCAGCGTGGCCACCGGCACGCCCACGCCGACGCCGCCGGCCCCCCGCCCGTCCTACGACGACGCCACCTGA
- a CDS encoding DUF1003 domain-containing protein, which yields MSDQRRGDRLDQPRAPRNLRLRRVDAETFGRWAEGIARGMGTANFLVYMTLILVAWFLWNTLAPANLRFDPYTFTFLTLILSLQASYAAPLILLAQNRQADRDRIAMDEDRRRATLQKADTEYLAREIAALRIAMGDVATRDFLRSELTRLGEELDEAAERRRKLERRQQERGARRAAGGERLDEPRDELDGDFARGGRYEG from the coding sequence ATGAGTGATCAGCGACGGGGCGACCGGCTGGACCAGCCGCGCGCCCCGCGGAACCTGCGGCTGCGCCGGGTCGACGCGGAGACGTTCGGCCGCTGGGCCGAGGGCATCGCCCGGGGCATGGGTACGGCGAACTTCCTCGTCTACATGACGCTGATCCTGGTCGCCTGGTTCCTGTGGAACACGCTGGCCCCGGCGAACCTGCGCTTCGACCCGTACACCTTCACGTTCCTGACCTTGATCCTGTCGTTGCAGGCGTCGTACGCGGCGCCGCTGATCCTGCTCGCGCAGAACCGGCAGGCGGACCGGGACCGGATCGCGATGGACGAGGACCGGCGGCGGGCCACGCTGCAGAAGGCGGACACGGAGTACCTGGCGCGGGAGATAGCCGCGCTGCGGATCGCGATGGGTGACGTGGCGACCCGGGACTTCCTCCGCTCCGAGCTGACCCGGCTGGGTGAGGAGCTGGACGAGGCCGCCGAGCGGCGGCGCAAGCTGGAGCGGCGGCAGCAGGAGCGGGGAGCCCGCCGGGCGGCCGGCGGCGAACGGCTGGACGAGCCCCGGGACGAGCTGGACGGCGACTTCGCGCGGGGCGGTCGATACGAGGGCTGA
- a CDS encoding magnesium transporter MgtE N-terminal domain-containing protein encodes MSTPNRVYLARLAGVAVFDPNGDQVGRVRDAVARMRATQRPPEVVGLVAEMPMRRRIFLSINRITSIDPDGVVLGSGTLNLRRFEKRPNELLVLQELLDRRVQVEGGQAGSVVDVAMECSRGGEWTLSRVAVRQHTGRLTRRGHLHQVDWDRVHGLGAVGDNRGTANLLAILEDLRPADLANALQDLPDARRNEVAAALDDERLADVLGELPEHDQVEILAALDRQRAADVLEEMEPDDAADLLNELSPPEQDVLLDLMEPDEADPVRQLLRYASGTAGSVMTSEPVILPPDATVAEALARIREPQLSPTVAAQVFVTRAPLTTPTGRYLGMVHFQRLLREPPADLLGGIVVNDIDPLRTSTPLPEITRRMATYDMVSMPVVDRNNRLVGAVTVDDVLDHSLPRDWRDRDPAFPSSATDDGTLDGDDE; translated from the coding sequence GTGAGCACGCCGAACCGGGTCTACCTCGCTCGACTCGCCGGAGTCGCCGTTTTCGACCCGAACGGCGACCAGGTCGGCCGCGTCCGGGACGCGGTGGCGCGGATGCGCGCGACCCAGCGACCGCCGGAGGTGGTCGGCCTGGTCGCCGAGATGCCGATGCGGCGCCGCATCTTCCTCTCCATCAACCGGATCACCTCCATCGATCCGGACGGCGTGGTGCTCGGCAGCGGCACCCTCAACCTGCGCCGCTTCGAGAAGCGCCCGAACGAGCTGCTGGTGCTCCAGGAACTGCTCGACCGCCGGGTCCAGGTCGAAGGCGGGCAGGCCGGGTCCGTGGTGGACGTGGCCATGGAGTGCAGCCGCGGCGGCGAGTGGACGCTGAGCCGGGTCGCCGTCCGCCAGCACACGGGCCGGCTCACCCGGCGCGGCCACCTCCACCAGGTGGACTGGGACCGGGTGCACGGCCTGGGCGCGGTGGGCGACAACCGGGGTACGGCGAACCTGCTCGCCATCCTGGAGGACCTGCGCCCGGCCGACCTCGCCAACGCCCTCCAGGACCTGCCCGACGCCCGGCGCAACGAGGTGGCCGCCGCGCTCGACGACGAGCGCCTGGCCGACGTGCTCGGCGAGCTGCCCGAGCACGACCAGGTGGAGATCCTTGCCGCGCTGGACCGCCAGCGCGCCGCCGACGTGCTGGAGGAGATGGAACCGGACGACGCCGCCGACCTGCTCAACGAGCTGTCCCCGCCGGAGCAGGACGTGCTGCTCGACCTGATGGAGCCGGACGAGGCCGACCCGGTACGCCAGTTGCTGCGCTACGCCTCCGGCACCGCCGGCAGCGTGATGACCTCGGAGCCGGTGATCCTGCCGCCGGACGCCACGGTGGCAGAGGCGCTGGCCCGGATCCGGGAGCCGCAGCTCTCGCCCACGGTGGCCGCCCAGGTCTTCGTGACCCGCGCCCCACTGACCACGCCCACCGGCCGCTACCTGGGTATGGTGCACTTCCAGCGGTTGCTCCGGGAACCTCCGGCCGATCTGCTCGGCGGCATCGTGGTCAACGACATCGACCCGCTGCGGACGTCGACGCCGCTGCCCGAGATCACCCGCCGGATGGCGACGTACGACATGGTGAGCATGCCGGTGGTGGACCGTAACAACCGCCTGGTCGGCGCGGTGACAGTGGACGACGTGCTCGACCACTCCCTGCCGCGGGACTGGCGGGACCGGGACCCGGCATTCCCCTCGTCCGCCACCGACGACGGCACCCTGGACGGCGACGATGAGTGA
- a CDS encoding DUF3117 domain-containing protein, which produces MAAMKPRTGDGPLEVTKEGRGIVMRVPLEGGGRLVVEMTPDEATALGDALKAAAG; this is translated from the coding sequence ATGGCGGCGATGAAGCCGCGGACGGGCGACGGTCCGCTGGAAGTCACCAAGGAGGGCCGGGGCATCGTCATGCGTGTCCCGCTGGAGGGTGGTGGCCGGCTCGTCGTCGAGATGACTCCCGACGAGGCCACCGCACTGGGTGACGCGCTGAAGGCGGCAGCGGGCTGA
- a CDS encoding O-methyltransferase produces the protein MATVAGHGSSTAQALHFAESYVTEDLVLRTARALAHEVGVEAVTPGSGAALRLLAAAGSARAVVEIGTGTGVSGVWLLRGMRPDGVLTTIDVEVEYQRIARRLFQEAGFPSGRTRIITGRALDVLPRLADGAYDLLFVDAAATGFAAYVDAALRLLRPGGVLALNGALAAGRIGDPAARDVETVTVRETIKTIRESENWVPALLPVGHGLLAAVKS, from the coding sequence ATCGCCACGGTCGCCGGTCACGGCAGTTCGACGGCCCAGGCGCTTCACTTCGCCGAGTCGTACGTCACCGAGGACCTCGTGCTGCGCACGGCCCGCGCCCTCGCCCACGAGGTGGGGGTGGAAGCGGTCACGCCCGGCTCGGGCGCCGCCCTGCGGCTGCTCGCCGCCGCCGGCAGCGCCCGGGCGGTGGTGGAGATCGGCACCGGCACCGGGGTGAGCGGCGTCTGGCTGCTGCGTGGCATGCGCCCCGACGGGGTGCTCACCACTATCGACGTCGAGGTGGAGTACCAGCGCATCGCCCGTCGGCTGTTCCAGGAGGCGGGTTTCCCGTCGGGACGTACCCGGATCATCACCGGCCGGGCCCTCGACGTGCTGCCCCGGCTCGCGGACGGCGCCTACGACCTGCTCTTCGTGGACGCGGCGGCCACCGGCTTCGCGGCGTACGTGGACGCGGCGCTGCGGCTGCTGCGCCCCGGCGGGGTGCTCGCGCTCAACGGCGCGCTCGCGGCGGGCCGGATCGGCGATCCGGCCGCGCGGGACGTCGAGACGGTCACCGTGCGGGAGACCATCAAGACGATCCGCGAGTCGGAGAACTGGGTGCCCGCGCTGCTGCCGGTCGGCCACGGCCTGCTCGCCGCTGTGAAGAGCTAG
- a CDS encoding DivIVA domain-containing protein, with the protein MGEVLLLLVVALTVAAVVFGVTVLVSGKDPGLTPAEPDGRAVPLPGSRPLDESDVTGVRFDTALRGYRMAQVDSALRRAAYDIGYKSELISVLEAENAALRDGRTEDADALRRAREEAAATRPETEPAVDPSDPEPVVIDLSAPGRPAGADVDRQPDGRADAGTGAAEAGVAEAPAAAATEDTVDPADGIAAGGDSDRERGPVVRSESA; encoded by the coding sequence GGAGTGACGGTGCTGGTCTCCGGGAAGGATCCGGGCCTGACACCGGCCGAGCCGGACGGGCGGGCCGTGCCCCTGCCGGGCAGCCGTCCGCTCGACGAGTCGGACGTGACAGGCGTCCGCTTCGACACGGCGCTGCGTGGCTACCGGATGGCCCAGGTCGACTCCGCGCTGCGCCGGGCGGCGTACGACATCGGCTACAAGTCCGAGCTGATCAGCGTGCTGGAGGCGGAGAACGCGGCCCTGCGCGACGGCCGCACCGAGGACGCCGACGCGCTGCGCCGGGCGCGCGAGGAGGCCGCCGCGACCCGGCCCGAGACGGAACCGGCCGTCGACCCGTCCGACCCGGAGCCGGTGGTGATCGACCTGTCCGCGCCGGGGCGCCCGGCCGGCGCGGACGTGGACCGGCAGCCGGACGGCCGCGCGGACGCCGGCACGGGCGCGGCCGAGGCGGGCGTGGCGGAGGCCCCCGCCGCCGCGGCGACCGAGGACACCGTCGACCCGGCCGACGGGATCGCCGCCGGCGGCGACTCCGACCGGGAGCGCGGGCCGGTGGTCCGGTCGGAGTCGGCGTGA
- a CDS encoding DNA-3-methyladenine glycosylase I: MTDLVTGPDGLPRCAWGASTPDYAFYHDEEWGRPLRGDDALYERLTLEAFQSGLSWLTILRKRQAFRLAFAGFRIERVARYGEADVARLMADAGIVRNRAKIEAAVANARAASELPEGLSALLWSFAPPPRAARPRSFAEVPATSPESVAMAKALKKRGFRFVGPTTAYALMQATGMVDDHLADCHAGGDRAGV, from the coding sequence GTGACTGACCTGGTGACCGGCCCCGACGGGCTGCCGCGCTGCGCGTGGGGAGCGAGCACCCCCGACTACGCCTTCTACCACGACGAGGAGTGGGGCCGGCCGCTGCGCGGCGACGACGCGCTCTACGAGCGGCTCACGCTGGAGGCGTTCCAGTCCGGCCTGTCCTGGCTGACCATCCTGCGCAAGCGGCAGGCGTTCCGGCTCGCGTTCGCCGGGTTCCGGATCGAGCGGGTGGCCCGCTACGGCGAGGCCGACGTGGCCCGGCTGATGGCCGACGCCGGGATCGTCCGCAACCGGGCCAAGATCGAGGCGGCGGTCGCCAACGCCCGGGCCGCGTCGGAGCTGCCCGAGGGTCTCTCCGCGCTGCTCTGGTCCTTCGCGCCCCCGCCCCGGGCGGCGCGTCCCCGGTCCTTCGCCGAGGTGCCGGCCACCAGCCCGGAGTCCGTCGCGATGGCCAAGGCGCTCAAGAAGCGGGGCTTCCGCTTCGTCGGCCCCACCACCGCCTACGCGCTGATGCAGGCCACCGGCATGGTCGACGACCACCTGGCCGACTGCCACGCCGGCGGTGACCGGGCCGGGGTGTGA
- a CDS encoding leucyl aminopeptidase family protein, whose translation MLVIRLVSGPVGSDALALPVRPGKPGSPAELVPTAVSPGEDVRAEAAAVLPATRLTGAAGEVREHLRPGGAPGRLWLLGVGNGEEHDWRAAGAALARAAKDETQITIALPAEATAALRGLAEGLLLGSYRFRLTEAGGRPALAEALVLVDDPEALAGTLDAARTTAEMTRLARDLTNTPSSTKNPEWFAAQVAGAASGRTGLHLRVRGPQELAAEGFGGILAVGGGSASGPRLVELDWRPEGARTHVVLVGKGITFDTGGISIKPVPAMKLMRKDMAGAAAVIAATLGAAELGLPVRVTTLAPLAENMVSGSAFRPGDVIRHYGGLTSESTNSDAEGRLVLADAMAYAARELKPDLLVDLATLTGANAVALGKRHAALYSENDALAGDLLDAITAAGERAWRMPLADDYVEHLASDVADLHSSPARGAGSVVAALYLREFTGDLRDRWAHLDMSAPSWSDDTHGELVKGATGWGVRGLLRWLATLG comes from the coding sequence GTGCTGGTCATTCGTCTGGTGAGCGGACCCGTGGGGTCCGACGCTCTCGCCCTGCCCGTCCGTCCCGGGAAGCCGGGCTCTCCGGCCGAGCTGGTCCCGACCGCGGTGTCGCCCGGCGAGGACGTCCGGGCCGAGGCCGCCGCGGTGCTGCCCGCCACCCGGCTCACCGGCGCCGCCGGTGAGGTGCGCGAGCACCTGCGTCCCGGTGGCGCTCCGGGACGGCTGTGGCTGCTCGGCGTCGGGAACGGCGAGGAGCACGACTGGCGTGCCGCGGGGGCCGCGCTGGCCCGCGCGGCGAAGGATGAGACGCAGATCACTATCGCGCTTCCCGCCGAGGCGACGGCGGCGCTGCGCGGCCTGGCCGAGGGCCTGCTGCTCGGCTCATACCGCTTCCGGCTCACCGAGGCCGGCGGACGTCCCGCCCTGGCCGAGGCGCTGGTGCTCGTCGACGACCCGGAGGCCCTCGCCGGCACGCTCGACGCCGCCCGGACCACCGCCGAGATGACCCGCCTGGCCCGGGACCTGACGAACACGCCCTCGTCCACCAAGAACCCCGAGTGGTTCGCCGCGCAGGTCGCCGGCGCCGCGTCCGGCCGTACCGGCCTGCACCTGCGGGTACGCGGCCCGCAGGAGCTGGCGGCCGAGGGCTTCGGCGGCATCCTGGCCGTCGGCGGTGGCTCCGCCAGCGGCCCGCGCCTGGTCGAGCTGGACTGGCGGCCGGAGGGCGCGCGCACCCACGTGGTGCTCGTCGGCAAGGGCATCACGTTCGACACCGGCGGCATCTCGATCAAGCCGGTGCCCGCCATGAAGCTCATGCGCAAGGACATGGCCGGGGCCGCCGCCGTGATCGCCGCGACGCTCGGCGCCGCCGAGCTGGGGCTGCCGGTACGGGTCACCACGCTGGCCCCGCTCGCCGAGAACATGGTCAGCGGGTCGGCGTTCCGCCCCGGCGACGTGATCCGGCACTACGGCGGGCTGACCAGCGAGAGCACCAACTCCGACGCGGAGGGCAGGCTGGTGCTCGCCGACGCGATGGCGTACGCGGCCCGCGAGCTGAAACCCGACCTGCTCGTCGACCTGGCCACGCTGACCGGCGCGAACGCGGTGGCCCTCGGCAAGCGGCACGCGGCGCTCTACAGCGAGAACGACGCCCTGGCCGGCGACCTGCTCGACGCGATCACCGCGGCCGGTGAGCGGGCCTGGCGGATGCCGCTCGCCGACGACTACGTCGAACACCTGGCCAGCGACGTCGCCGACCTGCACAGCTCCCCGGCGCGGGGGGCCGGCTCGGTGGTGGCCGCGCTGTACCTGCGGGAGTTCACCGGTGACCTGCGGGACCGCTGGGCGCACCTGGACATGTCCGCGCCGTCGTGGTCCGACGACACGCACGGCGAGCTGGTCAAGGGCGCCACCGGCTGGGGCGTACGGGGGTTGCTGCGCTGGCTGGCGACATTGGGCTGA
- a CDS encoding enoyl-CoA hydratase-related protein, with protein sequence MTEPLLVDRTDAVVTLTLNRPTAMNSLDVALKEALRDTLAELETDRSCRAVVLTGAGGSFSAGQDLREHVRTLDSAGTDPLGTVRAHYNPIAARLANLPKPVVAAVRGMAAGAGASLALLADFRIGGPKTRFLMAFAGVGLAADTGASWTLPRLVGHAKAVELLMLAEPVGAEESCRLGLLTRLVDDDEQVLPAAQELAARLAAGPTVAYGAIKRQLSIADAGTLADALAAEAQAQAICGATADHHAATKAFVNKQKPVFEGR encoded by the coding sequence GTGACCGAGCCGCTCCTCGTCGACCGCACCGACGCCGTCGTAACTCTGACGCTGAACCGCCCGACGGCGATGAACTCGCTCGACGTGGCGCTCAAGGAGGCGCTCCGGGACACCCTGGCCGAGCTGGAGACCGACCGCTCCTGCCGGGCCGTGGTGCTGACCGGCGCGGGCGGCTCGTTCAGCGCCGGACAGGACCTGCGCGAGCACGTGCGGACGCTGGACTCGGCCGGCACCGACCCGCTGGGCACGGTCCGGGCGCACTACAACCCGATCGCCGCCCGGCTGGCCAACCTGCCCAAGCCGGTGGTCGCCGCGGTGCGCGGCATGGCCGCCGGGGCGGGCGCCTCACTGGCCCTGCTCGCCGACTTCCGCATCGGCGGCCCGAAGACCCGCTTCCTGATGGCCTTCGCCGGGGTGGGGCTGGCCGCCGACACCGGCGCGTCCTGGACGCTGCCCCGGCTGGTCGGCCACGCCAAGGCCGTCGAGCTGCTGATGCTCGCCGAGCCGGTGGGCGCCGAGGAGTCCTGCCGGCTGGGCCTGCTGACCCGGCTGGTGGACGACGACGAGCAGGTGCTCCCGGCCGCGCAGGAGCTGGCCGCGCGGCTCGCCGCCGGCCCGACCGTCGCGTACGGGGCGATCAAGCGCCAGCTCTCCATCGCCGACGCCGGCACGCTCGCCGACGCGCTGGCCGCCGAGGCGCAGGCGCAGGCGATCTGCGGCGCCACCGCCGACCACCACGCCGCCACCAAGGCGTTCGTCAACAAGCAGAAGCCGGTCTTCGAGGGCCGCTGA